Proteins encoded within one genomic window of Thiothrix litoralis:
- a CDS encoding YhfG family protein, with protein sequence MLIQARNLARFRQIRRRNYRASLRLEGFAPSSRTHLDEQAPLLSPQDLESRIAQIKARYVG encoded by the coding sequence ATGCTGATACAGGCTAGAAATCTCGCCCGTTTCCGGCAAATCCGCCGCCGTAACTACCGCGCCAGTTTGCGGTTGGAAGGGTTTGCGCCATCAAGCCGAACGCATTTGGACGAACAAGCGCCATTGCTTTCCCCGCAAGATCTTGAAAGCCGCATTGCCCAAATCAAGGCAAGGTATGTCGGATAA
- a CDS encoding type II toxin-antitoxin system VapC family toxin translates to MVEPLFVDTGYVLAYINANDQHHDEALQLEPYFVGHPLVTTDAVLLEVGNALSRSFKTQAVEIIQHFQEAEDVTLIHMNPLLFKDAFDLYQRYKDKEWGMVDCLSFHEY, encoded by the coding sequence ATGGTTGAACCTTTATTTGTCGATACGGGTTACGTACTCGCGTACATCAACGCCAACGACCAGCATCACGATGAAGCCCTGCAACTCGAACCGTATTTTGTTGGGCATCCGCTGGTAACAACCGATGCAGTCCTGCTGGAAGTAGGCAACGCCCTTTCCCGTAGCTTCAAAACACAGGCTGTCGAAATCATCCAGCACTTTCAGGAAGCAGAGGATGTGACGTTGATCCACATGAACCCCTTGCTGTTCAAGGACGCTTTTGATCTGTACCAACGCTACAAGGATAAAGAATGGGGAATGGTCGATTGTCTGTCATTTCACGAATATTGA
- a CDS encoding DUF4194 domain-containing protein produces MSTETQTPNLAPVLIQLFKGVVYADQHPRLWQALLELQAAVRDYIRILGLTLYLDETEGYAFLRQQDSDAGDEDATDTPRLVAKRPLTYPVSLLLALLRKRLAEQDATGGDSRVVLERTQIVEMMRVFMPEHSNEAKTIDQINVAINKVIEYGFVRTLKQQDDMLEIRRILKAFVDAQWLGELDAQLKTYQQYASTKDE; encoded by the coding sequence ATGAGCACTGAAACCCAAACCCCGAACCTCGCCCCTGTCCTCATCCAGCTTTTCAAGGGCGTGGTCTACGCCGACCAGCACCCGCGCCTGTGGCAAGCCCTGCTGGAATTGCAAGCCGCCGTGCGCGATTACATCCGCATCCTCGGCCTGACGCTGTATCTCGATGAAACCGAAGGCTACGCTTTCCTGCGCCAGCAAGACAGCGATGCTGGGGATGAAGACGCTACCGATACCCCGCGTCTGGTAGCAAAACGCCCCCTCACGTACCCTGTCAGCTTGCTGTTAGCCCTGTTGCGCAAACGCCTTGCTGAACAGGACGCCACGGGCGGCGACAGCCGGGTGGTACTGGAACGTACCCAAATCGTCGAGATGATGCGTGTGTTCATGCCCGAACACAGCAACGAAGCCAAAACCATCGACCAGATCAACGTCGCCATCAACAAAGTGATCGAATACGGCTTCGTGCGTACCCTCAAACAGCAGGATGACATGCTCGAAATCCGCCGCATCCTCAAAGCCTTCGTTGATGCGCAATGGTTGGGCGAACTGGACGCACAACTCAAAACCTACCAGCAATACGCGAGTACCAAGGATGAATGA
- a CDS encoding ATP-binding protein, translated as MNDPQALSLDFTADDALTGFRLHHLEVYNWGTFDQHVWKIAPQGHNALLTGDIGSGKSTLVDAITTLLVPTQRITYNKAAGAEGKERSLGSYARGEYKSEKGELSQAAKAVALRDEKHYSVLLGWFYNPGFAQGMTLAQVFWFKDGNRQPERFYVTAENLLTIREHFANFGNDISKLRKRLMKLPGVSVIDTFKEYAARFRRYFGIQSEQALDLFYQTVSMKSVGNLTDFVRTHMLEDTGVEQQIHSLCRDFDNLNRLHEAVLKARRQIGLLQPLDIALSDYTQLSSSIHALRSAREALGCWFAGREVELLTERLQTYRHDAERLSHRRNQLETAIQSLRLQEDSLHRSIEDQGGRRLREIERDIAALDKERARCQRLYDHWQANITQLGLSATLGEEVFYDNRQRVEVLEAETRQQEQQLQTVRDDHAIRFRLQTGQQQQLQADIESLRQRKSNIPRQNLAMRQAMLDVLNLAEEDLPFAGELLQVDETERVWEGAAERVLHNFGLSLLVPERHYERVSHYVEQTHLHGRLVYYRVQEPNTSRRSELNPQSLVRKLRIKADSEFYPWLEHALHERFDYHCASDMQDFRRHHQALSQNGQVKGGGQRHEKDDRHNLHDRSRYVLGWSNRDKLQALEAQAETLLQQIHQTADALSQAERDRQLLRQQQNALHDVQKVRDFSEIDWHTPARAIQQLREEQQRIESSSDILQSLQAQLQTSSQQRQESERKHSEVLLEQGTLTNKIATAEEEQVHAAEQAALLSAATLAQHHRLLEHWREQVLGDTAFNLRSLAKQQSDIRAAMQAQLDSDEGKNRRLSQKIVQQMQDYKRDYPAETSEVDASLESAGEFQRMLAVLQSEDLPRHEQKFKAMLNEQTIQGIVMLQNQLEKERRAIDDKLEAINRSLQGIEYNAGTYITLLGTFTSDADVRDFRTDLRQCLSHSLDDDEMYTEDRFMQVKSLIDRFNGREGLVDSDRKWTRKVTDVRNWYLFSASERWREDDTEREFYSDSAGKSGGQKEKLAYTVLASALAYQFGLEWGQVRSRSFRFVVIDEAFGRGSDESTRYGLELFRKLNLQLLIVTPLQKIHVIEDYINSVHFVHNEAGQRSLVRNLSIEEYRREKGERQVVN; from the coding sequence ATGAATGACCCGCAAGCCCTTTCCCTCGATTTCACCGCTGATGACGCACTGACCGGCTTCCGCCTGCACCATCTGGAAGTCTACAACTGGGGAACCTTCGATCAGCATGTGTGGAAAATTGCCCCGCAAGGCCACAATGCACTGCTGACCGGCGACATCGGTTCCGGCAAATCCACGCTGGTGGACGCGATCACCACCTTGCTCGTTCCCACCCAACGCATTACCTATAACAAGGCAGCAGGTGCGGAAGGCAAGGAGCGTTCCCTCGGTTCCTACGCGCGCGGCGAGTACAAAAGCGAGAAAGGCGAACTGAGTCAGGCCGCGAAAGCCGTGGCCTTGCGCGATGAAAAACACTACAGCGTGCTGTTGGGCTGGTTCTACAACCCCGGTTTTGCGCAAGGCATGACGTTGGCGCAAGTGTTCTGGTTCAAGGACGGCAACCGTCAGCCGGAACGCTTTTACGTCACGGCAGAGAACTTACTCACTATCCGCGAACATTTCGCCAATTTCGGCAACGACATCAGCAAACTGCGCAAGCGCTTGATGAAACTGCCCGGCGTGAGTGTGATTGACACCTTCAAGGAATATGCCGCACGTTTCCGGCGCTATTTCGGCATCCAGTCCGAACAGGCGCTGGATCTGTTTTACCAAACCGTGTCGATGAAATCGGTCGGCAATTTGACTGATTTTGTGCGTACCCACATGCTCGAAGACACTGGCGTAGAACAGCAAATTCACAGCCTGTGCCGCGATTTCGATAACCTCAACCGTCTGCACGAAGCGGTGTTGAAAGCGCGGCGGCAAATCGGCCTGTTGCAACCGCTGGACATTGCCCTTAGTGATTACACCCAACTCAGCAGCAGCATCCACGCGCTGCGTTCTGCCCGCGAAGCCTTGGGCTGCTGGTTTGCAGGCAGGGAAGTGGAATTGCTCACCGAGCGCCTGCAAACGTACCGCCACGATGCCGAACGTCTCAGCCATCGGCGCAACCAGCTTGAAACCGCCATCCAGAGTTTGCGCCTGCAAGAAGACAGCCTGCACCGCAGCATCGAAGATCAGGGCGGGCGGCGTTTGCGCGAAATCGAACGCGACATCGCCGCGCTGGACAAGGAACGCGCTCGCTGCCAACGTCTGTACGACCACTGGCAAGCCAACATCACCCAACTCGGTTTGAGCGCGACACTGGGCGAAGAGGTGTTTTACGACAACCGCCAGCGCGTCGAAGTGTTGGAGGCCGAAACCCGCCAGCAGGAACAACAGCTACAGACTGTGCGCGATGACCACGCCATCCGTTTCCGCCTGCAAACCGGGCAGCAGCAACAGTTGCAGGCCGACATTGAATCGTTGCGCCAACGCAAAAGTAACATTCCGCGCCAAAACCTCGCCATGCGTCAAGCGATGCTGGACGTGTTGAACCTCGCCGAGGAAGACCTGCCGTTTGCGGGCGAATTGCTGCAAGTGGACGAAACCGAACGGGTGTGGGAAGGCGCTGCCGAGCGCGTGCTGCACAACTTCGGCCTGAGCCTGTTAGTGCCGGAACGCCATTACGAGCGCGTCAGCCACTACGTTGAACAGACCCATTTGCACGGGCGATTGGTGTATTACCGCGTGCAAGAACCCAATACTTCACGGCGTAGCGAACTCAACCCGCAGTCGCTGGTACGCAAGTTGCGTATCAAGGCCGACAGCGAATTTTACCCGTGGCTGGAACACGCGCTGCACGAACGCTTTGATTACCATTGCGCCAGCGATATGCAGGATTTTCGCCGCCACCACCAAGCCCTGAGCCAGAATGGTCAAGTTAAGGGCGGTGGGCAACGCCACGAAAAAGATGACCGCCACAACCTGCACGACCGTTCCCGCTATGTGCTGGGCTGGAGCAACCGCGACAAGTTGCAGGCGCTGGAAGCGCAAGCCGAAACCTTGCTCCAGCAGATTCACCAAACGGCGGATGCGTTGTCGCAAGCTGAGCGCGACCGTCAACTGTTACGCCAGCAGCAGAATGCGTTGCATGATGTGCAAAAAGTGCGTGATTTCAGCGAGATCGACTGGCACACTCCGGCGCGGGCGATCCAACAATTGCGTGAAGAACAGCAGCGCATTGAAAGCAGTTCCGACATCCTACAAAGCCTGCAAGCGCAGTTACAGACCAGCAGCCAGCAACGTCAGGAGAGCGAACGCAAGCACAGCGAGGTATTGCTGGAACAGGGTACGCTGACCAACAAAATCGCCACTGCCGAAGAGGAGCAGGTGCATGCGGCAGAACAGGCTGCCTTGCTGAGCGCCGCAACTTTGGCGCAGCACCACCGTTTGTTGGAACACTGGCGGGAACAGGTACTGGGTGACACCGCTTTCAATTTGCGCAGTTTGGCGAAGCAGCAAAGCGACATCCGTGCCGCGATGCAGGCGCAACTGGACAGCGACGAGGGCAAAAACCGCCGCCTGTCGCAGAAAATTGTCCAGCAGATGCAGGATTACAAGCGCGATTACCCGGCAGAAACCAGCGAAGTGGATGCTAGTTTGGAATCAGCAGGTGAATTCCAGCGTATGTTGGCGGTGCTGCAAAGCGAAGACCTGCCGCGCCACGAACAGAAATTCAAGGCGATGCTCAATGAGCAGACCATCCAAGGTATTGTGATGCTGCAAAACCAGTTGGAAAAGGAACGCCGCGCCATCGACGACAAGCTCGAAGCCATCAACCGTTCCTTGCAGGGCATCGAATACAACGCGGGGACGTATATCACTCTGTTGGGCACATTCACCAGTGATGCTGATGTGCGGGATTTCCGTACCGATTTGCGCCAGTGCCTGAGCCACAGCCTCGACGATGACGAAATGTACACCGAAGACCGTTTCATGCAGGTCAAAAGCCTCATCGACCGCTTCAACGGGCGTGAAGGTTTGGTGGATAGCGACCGCAAATGGACGCGCAAGGTCACGGACGTGCGTAACTGGTATCTGTTCTCGGCGAGCGAACGCTGGCGCGAAGACGACACCGAACGCGAGTTCTACAGCGATTCCGCCGGGAAATCAGGCGGGCAAAAGGAAAAGCTGGCGTATACCGTGCTGGCTTCGGCGCTGGCCTACCAGTTCGGGCTGGAATGGGGGCAGGTGCGCTCACGCTCGTTCCGTTTCGTGGTGATCGACGAAGCTTTCGGGCGTGGTTCGGACGAATCTACCCGCTACGGGCTGGAATTGTTCCGCAAGCTCAACCTGCAACTGCTGATCGTCACGCCTTTGCAGAAAATCCATGTGATCGAGGATTACATCAACTCGGTGCATTTTGTGCATAACGAAGCGGGGCAACGTTCGTTGGTGCGCAATTTGAGCATTGAGGAATACCGGCGGGAGAAGGGGGAGCGTCAGGTGGTGAATTAG
- a CDS encoding nSTAND1 domain-containing NTPase has product MPRRIALIVGVSQYEPRTGLQNLSAPTNDAQRIYDVLSEYGGFDMLYPLPLADGKVGSSGKVLAQVLRDKLREVLNPQAGEEVELAVFYFSGHGVSHHGMASYLSATDAPLAVPLSFLTELVEDSAVKNLCVWLDCCHSGEILKFKTSEKKSFCLVAASTADGEALAKNGQSLLTEILCEALTPDQDRPEIRVMEFVDYLEAHRKNLPQQVLFRGNSAFTLTQYQGEVSVASPYPPDHPPYKGLLTFTQADREFFFGRDGMIQQLLDRLSTSRFVPLLGASGSGKSSLVLAGLLPKLPESDWQVLVMRPTANPLQNLQNLRDTLVRGFPDAQVGTLASGADLQHEVLRLVTAGKRLLLVIDQFEEVFTECRDDEARADFFACLLEALDGDNPLHLVLTLRADFLGHCTEQAYAGLGQRLQHHALLLVAPTAGELREAITRPLALVGMRCEQALEDELVDQTLHAKGSLPLLQYVLEKLWQSARQERSRELTLAMYQQLGGQHGGGLRGVLNEKADAFYQQLEPQQQRLMEWLMVELTQVGDGQDDTRRTVTLQELHNRQPQYTEALDVLLVQLVTHERLLTQDHDKHGQATTTVAHESLIRNWQRLRDWLASNHEIKSWRTRIEADITDWQKSGGSLLRDGRLAEAQEILARYPDPLLIGEKESSFIHACQEQQTKEQQETERILKELIAGKLVNQARLAMFSPSVAHGYVVQGLLLAAQAWRLHLSAVHTRGVLRDTVQDAGSLRTVWRGHEAWVLSVAFSPDGRYVVSGSNDNTLRLWEVATGQMVGAPWRGHESWVSSVAFNSDGHYVVSGSGDTALHLWGVATGQAVGAPWRGHDDSVSSVAFSPDGRYVVSGSDDNTLHLWEVRTGKQVGEPWRGHGNGVQAVAFNPDGRHVVSGSWDNTLRLWDVTAGQAIGEPWLGHKGWVNSVAFSRDGCYVVSGSGDKTLRLWEVATGQTVGVPWLGHEDEVQSVVFSPDGRYVVSGSADNTLLRWEVRTGKQIGDPWLGHEYKVRDVAFSPDGRYVVSGGNDKTLRLWAVAANHLVDKPWCWHKAPVSSVAFSSDGHHVVSGSEDNTLQLWEVATGHPVGALWNGHEDKVRAVAFSLDGYYVVSGSEDNTLRLWEVRTGKQIGEPWRGHEGWVNSVAFSRDGYYVVSGSRDNTLRLWEIRTGKQIGAPWHGHGNGVQAVAFSRDGYYVVSGSDDKTLRLWEVATGQTVGAPWRGHEGWVNSVAFSRDGCYVVSGSGDKTLRLWEVATGQTVGTPWFGHEDEVRAVAFSPDECYVVSGSADNTLRLWEAAKGQAVGAPWRGHEGWVNSVAFNQDGCYVVSGSDDNTLRLWDSDPESWAKKACSIVNRNFSLAEWQRFIGDALPYEKTCPDLPAPGEEGWVEPYAGG; this is encoded by the coding sequence ATGCCACGCCGCATTGCCCTGATTGTTGGTGTTAGCCAGTATGAACCCCGTACTGGATTGCAGAATCTTTCTGCTCCCACCAATGATGCCCAACGGATTTACGATGTGCTATCTGAATACGGCGGTTTTGACATGCTGTATCCATTGCCGTTAGCGGATGGCAAGGTGGGCAGTTCTGGCAAAGTGCTGGCGCAAGTGTTGCGCGATAAGTTGCGTGAGGTGCTAAATCCGCAAGCGGGCGAAGAGGTGGAGCTTGCCGTTTTCTATTTCTCCGGGCACGGCGTATCCCATCACGGTATGGCTTCGTACCTATCCGCTACCGACGCCCCGTTAGCAGTTCCCTTATCATTTCTCACCGAATTGGTGGAAGACAGCGCTGTTAAAAATCTCTGTGTTTGGCTGGATTGTTGTCACAGCGGAGAGATATTGAAGTTCAAAACCTCCGAGAAAAAGAGCTTTTGTCTGGTGGCTGCTTCAACAGCGGATGGGGAAGCACTCGCCAAAAATGGGCAAAGCTTACTGACTGAAATACTGTGCGAAGCACTGACACCGGATCAGGATAGGCCAGAAATCCGTGTGATGGAGTTTGTCGATTACCTCGAAGCTCACCGTAAAAACCTACCTCAGCAAGTGTTGTTTCGGGGTAACTCCGCCTTTACCCTCACGCAATACCAAGGCGAAGTTAGCGTGGCATCGCCTTATCCGCCTGACCATCCGCCGTACAAAGGCTTATTGACCTTCACGCAGGCTGACCGGGAATTTTTCTTCGGGCGTGATGGCATGATCCAGCAATTGCTCGACAGGCTCAGCACCAGCCGTTTTGTGCCGCTGCTGGGGGCTTCGGGCAGTGGCAAGTCGTCGCTGGTGCTGGCGGGCTTGTTACCGAAATTGCCGGAAAGCGATTGGCAGGTATTGGTGATGCGCCCCACTGCCAACCCCTTGCAGAACTTGCAGAACTTGCGGGATACGCTGGTGCGCGGTTTTCCTGATGCGCAGGTGGGCACGCTGGCGAGTGGTGCGGATTTGCAACACGAAGTATTGCGGCTGGTCACGGCTGGCAAACGCTTGTTACTGGTGATTGACCAGTTTGAGGAAGTGTTCACCGAATGCCGCGATGATGAGGCACGGGCGGATTTTTTCGCCTGCCTGCTGGAAGCGTTGGACGGCGACAATCCGCTGCATCTGGTGCTGACCTTGCGGGCGGATTTTCTGGGGCATTGCACCGAACAGGCATACGCCGGGCTGGGGCAACGCCTGCAACACCACGCGCTGCTGTTGGTTGCGCCCACTGCGGGCGAATTGCGCGAAGCCATCACCCGTCCGCTGGCACTGGTGGGGATGCGCTGCGAACAGGCACTGGAAGACGAACTGGTTGACCAGACCCTGCACGCCAAGGGCAGCTTGCCGCTATTGCAATACGTGCTGGAAAAACTCTGGCAGTCCGCCCGGCAGGAACGCAGCCGCGAACTGACGCTGGCGATGTACCAGCAATTGGGCGGGCAACACGGCGGCGGCTTGCGCGGCGTGTTGAACGAAAAAGCCGATGCGTTTTACCAGCAACTCGAACCCCAACAGCAACGCCTGATGGAATGGCTGATGGTCGAACTCACCCAAGTCGGCGACGGGCAAGACGACACGCGCCGCACTGTCACCCTGCAAGAACTCCACAACCGCCAACCACAATACACCGAAGCCCTTGATGTACTGCTGGTGCAACTGGTCACGCACGAACGGCTGCTGACTCAAGACCACGATAAACACGGACAAGCTACTACCACAGTAGCTCACGAATCACTGATCCGTAACTGGCAACGGCTACGTGATTGGCTGGCAAGCAACCATGAAATCAAAAGCTGGCGTACACGGATTGAAGCGGACATTACCGACTGGCAAAAAAGTGGTGGTAGTTTGTTACGTGATGGACGACTGGCAGAAGCACAGGAAATTCTTGCTCGTTATCCCGACCCCCTATTAATTGGAGAAAAAGAGTCAAGTTTTATCCATGCCTGCCAAGAACAACAGACAAAAGAACAACAAGAAACAGAGCGTATTCTCAAAGAACTCATCGCGGGCAAATTGGTTAATCAAGCAAGGCTAGCGATGTTCTCCCCGTCGGTTGCCCATGGTTATGTGGTTCAAGGCTTGTTATTGGCAGCACAAGCATGGCGTTTACACCTGAGTGCTGTGCATACCCGAGGGGTATTGAGAGATACAGTTCAGGATGCAGGAAGTTTGCGTACAGTTTGGCGCGGGCATGAAGCTTGGGTTTTATCTGTCGCGTTCAGCCCGGATGGACGCTATGTGGTCAGCGGGAGCAATGATAACACCTTGCGGTTATGGGAAGTGGCGACTGGGCAAATGGTCGGCGCACCTTGGCGCGGGCATGAATCTTGGGTTTCATCTGTAGCGTTCAACTCGGATGGACACTATGTGGTCAGTGGGAGTGGGGATACTGCCTTGCATCTGTGGGGGGTGGCGACTGGGCAAGCGGTCGGCGCACCTTGGCGCGGACATGACGACTCGGTTTCATCTGTAGCGTTCAGCCCGGATGGACGCTATGTGGTCAGCGGGAGCGATGATAACACCTTGCATCTGTGGGAGGTAAGGACGGGCAAACAGGTCGGCGAACCTTGGCGCGGACATGGGAACGGTGTTCAGGCTGTGGCGTTCAACCCAGATGGGCGCCATGTGGTCAGCGGGAGCTGGGATAATACCCTACGATTGTGGGATGTAACGGCAGGGCAAGCGATCGGCGAACCTTGGCTCGGACATAAAGGGTGGGTTAACTCTGTAGCGTTTAGCCGGGACGGGTGCTATGTGGTCAGCGGGAGCGGTGATAAAACCTTGCGGCTATGGGAGGTAGCGACGGGGCAAACTGTCGGTGTACCTTGGCTCGGGCATGAAGACGAGGTTCAATCTGTAGTATTCAGCCCGGACGGGCGCTATGTGGTCAGCGGAAGTGCGGATAACACCTTGCTGCGATGGGAGGTAAGGACGGGCAAACAGATCGGCGACCCTTGGCTCGGGCATGAATATAAGGTTCGGGATGTGGCGTTCAGCCCGGACGGGCGCTATGTGGTCAGTGGGGGCAATGATAAAACCTTGCGGTTGTGGGCTGTGGCAGCGAATCATTTAGTGGATAAGCCTTGGTGCTGGCATAAAGCTCCAGTTTCATCTGTGGCGTTCAGCTCGGATGGACACCATGTGGTCAGCGGGAGCGAGGATAACACCTTGCAGCTATGGGAGGTAGCGACGGGGCATCCAGTCGGCGCACTCTGGAACGGGCATGAAGATAAAGTTCGGGCTGTGGCGTTCAGTCTGGACGGGTATTATGTAGTGAGTGGGAGTGAGGATAACACCTTGCGGCTATGGGAGGTAAGGACGGGCAAACAGATCGGCGAACCTTGGCGCGGACATGAAGGATGGGTTAACTCTGTAGCGTTTAGCCGGGACGGGTACTATGTGGTCAGCGGGAGTAGGGATAACACCTTACGGCTGTGGGAGATAAGGACGGGCAAACAGATCGGCGCACCTTGGCACGGACATGGGAACGGTGTTCAGGCTGTAGCGTTTAGCCGGGACGGGTACTATGTGGTCAGCGGGAGCGATGATAAAACCTTGCGGCTATGGGAAGTAGCGACGGGGCAAACTGTCGGCGCACCTTGGCGCGGACATGAAGGGTGGGTTAACTCTGTAGCATTTAGCCGGGATGGGTGCTATGTGGTCAGCGGGAGCGGTGATAAAACCTTGCGACTATGGGAGGTAGCGACGGGGCAAACTGTCGGTACACCTTGGTTCGGGCATGAAGACGAGGTTCGGGCAGTGGCATTCAGCCCGGATGAGTGCTATGTGGTCAGCGGAAGTGCGGATAACACCTTGCGGTTGTGGGAGGCAGCGAAAGGGCAAGCGGTCGGCGCACCTTGGCGCGGACATGAAGGGTGGGTTAACTCTGTAGCGTTTAACCAAGATGGGTGCTATGTGGTCAGCGGGAGTGATGACAACACCCTGCGTTTGTGGGACTCCGACCCCGAAAGCTGGGCAAAAAAAGCTTGCTCCATCGTCAACCGCAATTTCAGCCTCGCCGAATGGCAACGTTTCATCGGCGATGCCTTGCCCTACGAGAAAACCTGCCCAGATTTGCCCGCCCCCGGCGAAGAAGGCTGGGTAGAGCCGTATGCGGGAGGGTGA
- a CDS encoding ATP-binding protein, producing MLQRLPVGIQTFSELRNRDCLYVDKTETIAQLLNQGKYFFLSRPRRFGKSLLLSTIKEISQGNRALFEGLWIEDQWDWGNVHPVVHISFASIGYRTLGLEAAIAAELHAISHQFGLTLQESEIDRQFQELLQQLAARSGNVVLLIDEYDKPLIDYLDNIPLAKANQQVMKTFYSVIKDSDPYLEFLLITGVSKFSRVSIFSDLNNLFDLTMDYSAATLLGYTQTELEQYFEPYMPAVEKRLKVDRDTLLGQLRDWYNGYTWGLETSVYNPYSILSFFQAQAFRNFWFESGTPTFLPKLMHRDKVYRLDDLEVEESALGNYDLERLELIPVLFQTGYLTLKNHDEYGFYQLDYPNHEVRASMSMYLMAEWAHEAPTRTTPMVVKLHKAFLNNDMPAVIEVIKAVFKKIPYQIFLQDREAYYHSLIYLTFFYLGQYAEAEVNDSNGRIDCVVKTSTHIYILEFKLDKTAKAAMEQIKSRGYPGGYAADPRPKMLLGINFSSVTKSVDDWVVEAA from the coding sequence ATGCTGCAACGTTTACCCGTCGGTATTCAAACTTTTTCCGAGCTGAGAAACAGGGATTGTCTGTATGTGGACAAAACAGAAACGATTGCCCAACTGCTCAATCAGGGTAAATACTTTTTTCTCTCACGCCCGCGTCGCTTCGGCAAGTCCTTATTGCTGTCCACCATCAAAGAAATCTCCCAAGGTAATCGTGCCCTGTTCGAGGGGCTGTGGATCGAAGACCAGTGGGATTGGGGCAACGTGCATCCGGTCGTGCATATATCCTTTGCCAGTATTGGCTACCGTACATTGGGACTGGAAGCGGCGATTGCCGCTGAGTTGCACGCCATCAGCCACCAGTTTGGGCTGACATTGCAAGAAAGTGAGATCGACCGCCAGTTTCAGGAATTGCTCCAACAGCTTGCCGCACGTAGCGGCAACGTCGTGCTGCTCATCGACGAATACGACAAGCCGCTGATTGATTACCTTGACAATATTCCGCTGGCAAAAGCCAACCAACAAGTGATGAAAACCTTCTACTCTGTCATCAAAGACAGCGACCCGTATTTGGAATTTTTGTTGATTACGGGCGTATCAAAATTCAGCCGTGTGTCGATTTTCTCTGACCTGAACAACCTGTTTGACCTGACGATGGATTACAGCGCGGCAACTTTATTGGGCTATACGCAAACCGAACTGGAGCAGTATTTTGAGCCTTACATGCCCGCTGTGGAAAAGCGTCTGAAGGTTGACCGTGACACACTGCTTGGTCAATTGCGTGACTGGTACAATGGCTACACTTGGGGCTTGGAAACCTCAGTCTACAACCCCTACTCAATTTTGAGCTTCTTTCAGGCGCAAGCCTTCCGTAATTTCTGGTTTGAATCGGGCACACCGACGTTTTTACCCAAGCTTATGCACCGCGACAAGGTGTATCGGTTGGATGATTTGGAAGTGGAGGAATCCGCGCTCGGTAATTACGACCTCGAACGGCTGGAATTAATACCCGTCCTATTTCAAACAGGTTATCTAACCCTGAAAAATCACGATGAATACGGTTTTTACCAACTGGACTACCCTAACCACGAAGTACGCGCCTCCATGTCCATGTATTTGATGGCAGAATGGGCGCACGAAGCACCCACCCGTACCACGCCAATGGTGGTGAAATTGCACAAGGCATTTCTGAACAATGACATGCCAGCGGTGATTGAGGTGATAAAAGCCGTGTTTAAGAAAATTCCTTACCAGATTTTCCTGCAAGACCGCGAAGCCTATTACCACAGTCTGATTTACCTGACGTTTTTCTATCTAGGTCAATATGCCGAGGCTGAAGTCAACGACAGCAATGGGCGTATCGACTGCGTGGTGAAGACGTCGACCCATATTTATATTCTCGAGTTCAAGCTGGATAAGACTGCTAAGGCTGCGATGGAACAGATTAAAAGTCGGGGGTATCCGGGGGGGTACGCCGCTGATCCGCGCCCGAAAATGTTACTGGGCATCAACTTCAGCAGCGTAACCAAAAGCGTGGATGACTGGGTGGTGGAAGCAGCATGA